From one Luteolibacter sp. SL250 genomic stretch:
- a CDS encoding polysaccharide biosynthesis tyrosine autokinase — protein sequence MNRRDNQHAQLTVRQAGGLAVPAAPPAPVQDPAAYLPTVEIGRVFGTLLRRGWLVAVLGALGIACSLLYIKNATKVYRSYGSVYVGTQAPQVLNIQAVAPEESRDLEQMRSVEQGMLSSTMLMRLIEKHGLASDPDFAAPGTGQERLVQTLGRRVRVELRRGTRLIDIAVDDTNPGRAKELVQSIVDEYEKSSAERQQSITRRASEGLAREEQRLRGKMDDSARKLQEFRESHRVPGLEATPGAVAPDDNVTSLTTQLGQAKSERLRLEAEYESFRKFDPKDPGALAGAGNSEQATEVISQVRAIQEKEAEFAAIKERYLEKHPTYIAISSELALLKKNLEDSSAAAGNALEKKYRIAVENEGKLTAALSVAKVDAVEVEGLREKFRTLDREADADRTLHDAVAARLRETNLTASVPASVLRWEDSPMTPEKPHSPRKIVALGLGAGTGFFMGLFLMVGLELADGRIRDAAAAARAAGVPLLARIPAASAADAFRQLRTILSPQEGSQTARTILFASARAGEGRSFCALNYATSLAIQGHRTLLLDADLRSAGISAEHMSRRGLGDFLSGDVAPAEACHATEQPNLYLLSSGSPRPDSGDLLAGSRFAALLEDAYRWFDRVVIDTPPLMDSADAAVIARYADRCCLVVSDQGGHRRGLRQASEMIRSAGGSLVGFVWNEIPRGRNSRTAGPSVRASHPLIGSGSPRRPEPPKGLAS from the coding sequence ATGAACCGAAGGGACAACCAACATGCCCAGCTCACCGTCCGTCAGGCCGGGGGGCTCGCCGTGCCTGCGGCTCCGCCCGCCCCGGTGCAGGATCCCGCAGCGTACCTGCCGACGGTGGAGATCGGGCGTGTCTTCGGCACCTTGCTGCGCCGTGGCTGGCTGGTGGCCGTGCTGGGTGCGCTTGGCATCGCCTGCTCGCTGCTCTACATCAAGAACGCGACCAAGGTTTATCGCTCCTATGGCTCCGTCTACGTGGGCACCCAGGCACCCCAGGTGCTGAACATCCAGGCGGTCGCTCCGGAAGAGTCACGTGACCTCGAGCAGATGCGCTCCGTCGAGCAGGGGATGCTTTCCTCAACCATGCTGATGCGTCTGATCGAGAAGCACGGCCTCGCTTCCGATCCGGATTTCGCAGCCCCGGGCACCGGCCAGGAAAGGCTCGTCCAGACTCTGGGCCGCCGGGTGCGCGTGGAGCTGCGTCGCGGTACGCGTCTCATCGACATCGCCGTGGATGACACCAACCCGGGTCGCGCGAAGGAACTGGTCCAGTCGATCGTCGACGAATACGAGAAATCCAGCGCCGAGCGCCAGCAGTCGATCACCCGCCGGGCGAGCGAAGGCCTGGCCCGCGAGGAACAACGGCTGCGTGGAAAGATGGATGATTCCGCCCGCAAGCTGCAGGAGTTCCGCGAAAGCCACCGCGTCCCGGGGCTGGAAGCGACCCCGGGTGCCGTGGCGCCGGATGACAATGTGACATCGCTCACCACCCAACTCGGGCAGGCGAAGTCCGAGCGGCTGCGCCTGGAAGCCGAATACGAATCCTTCAGGAAATTCGACCCGAAAGACCCCGGCGCGCTGGCCGGTGCGGGGAATTCGGAGCAGGCGACGGAGGTGATCTCACAGGTCCGTGCGATCCAGGAAAAAGAGGCGGAATTCGCAGCGATCAAGGAACGATATCTGGAGAAGCACCCCACCTACATCGCGATTTCCAGCGAGCTGGCGTTGCTCAAAAAGAATCTGGAGGATAGTTCCGCCGCTGCGGGCAATGCGTTGGAGAAGAAATACCGCATCGCCGTGGAGAATGAAGGGAAGCTCACCGCCGCACTTTCCGTCGCGAAGGTGGATGCCGTGGAGGTCGAAGGCCTGCGCGAGAAGTTCCGCACGCTGGACCGTGAGGCGGATGCCGACCGCACCCTGCATGACGCGGTGGCCGCCCGCCTGCGTGAGACGAATCTGACAGCCTCCGTTCCCGCCTCCGTCCTCCGCTGGGAGGACTCGCCGATGACTCCGGAAAAGCCGCACAGCCCGCGCAAGATCGTGGCGCTGGGACTCGGTGCGGGCACCGGATTTTTCATGGGTCTGTTCCTCATGGTCGGGCTGGAGCTGGCGGACGGACGCATCCGGGATGCCGCGGCCGCCGCGCGTGCCGCCGGTGTGCCGTTGCTCGCCCGCATCCCCGCGGCCAGCGCGGCGGATGCTTTCCGCCAGTTGCGGACCATCCTTTCCCCGCAGGAAGGATCCCAGACCGCACGGACCATCCTTTTCGCCAGCGCACGGGCAGGCGAGGGCCGCTCGTTCTGCGCCCTGAACTACGCCACCTCACTCGCCATCCAGGGGCACCGGACCTTGCTGCTGGATGCGGACCTGCGTTCCGCCGGCATCAGCGCGGAACACATGAGCCGCAGGGGGCTGGGGGATTTTCTCTCCGGGGATGTCGCGCCTGCGGAGGCCTGCCACGCCACTGAGCAACCGAACCTCTACCTGCTTTCCTCCGGCTCACCCCGTCCTGACTCCGGCGACCTGCTGGCCGGCTCCCGCTTCGCGGCCCTGCTGGAGGATGCCTACCGCTGGTTCGACCGTGTGGTGATCGACACACCGCCGCTGATGGATTCGGCGGATGCCGCGGTCATCGCCCGCTACGCGGACCGTTGCTGCCTGGTGGTCTCGGACCAGGGCGGTCATCGCCGCGGACTCCGGCAGGCATCGGAGATGATCCGCTCCGCCGGTGGCAGCCTCGTCGGATTCGTCTGGAACGAGATCCCACGCGGGCGGAACAGCCGCACCGCAGGCCCGTCCGTCCGGGCCTCCCATCCGCTCATCGGCAGTGGTTCGCCACGCCGTCCTGAACCACCCAAGGGTTTGGCATCATGA
- a CDS encoding polysaccharide biosynthesis/export family protein — MWKKLMLLTTLLAPVLPAQVREGTSGVIGRMDSVEIRVFREEELTTRGQLSSDGTISMPLIGAVRIEGLTTDQAAAAISRRLKDGYLVRPEVSVAIEARIRRTVTILGQAQRPGVFEIPAHRRLTLVEVVGMAGGTTRIANEKKVTLKRGGQVFSVNLRDITNGKGEDIALRDGDTITIPESLF; from the coding sequence ATGTGGAAGAAACTCATGCTCCTGACCACCCTCCTCGCTCCGGTTCTCCCGGCGCAAGTGAGGGAAGGCACCTCCGGTGTCATCGGGCGGATGGATTCCGTCGAGATCCGGGTGTTCCGTGAAGAGGAACTGACCACGCGCGGCCAGCTTTCCTCGGACGGCACCATTTCCATGCCGCTCATCGGCGCGGTGCGCATCGAGGGTCTCACCACGGACCAGGCCGCCGCCGCCATCTCCCGCCGCCTGAAGGACGGCTACCTGGTCCGCCCGGAAGTCAGTGTCGCCATCGAAGCACGCATCCGTCGCACGGTCACCATCCTCGGCCAGGCCCAGCGTCCGGGTGTGTTCGAGATCCCCGCTCACCGTCGCCTCACGCTGGTGGAAGTCGTCGGCATGGCGGGTGGCACCACGCGCATCGCCAACGAGAAGAAAGTCACCCTCAAGCGCGGTGGGCAGGTCTTCTCCGTGAACCTGAGGGACATCACCAACGGCAAAGGCGAGGACATCGCTCTCCGCGACGGAGACACCATCACCATTCCTGAAAGCCTCTTCTGA
- a CDS encoding outer membrane beta-barrel protein translates to MAIFSVAAGLACAQEASPVSQPVMRGSIDDPPPSPLVAPRDPMMGETRSQGLDLGVIISGAYDDNIFLSANDAKSDFIGKVTPEIGYSKGDRDSQEGGYLKIAYRPTGVVYAQGSADNRIDHEAKAAIGVVGNKAAVDYSVAYAKLGDATPDTGRQADRQLFEHVVRIAWVPREKLALEVAAGQSIADYADKVLLDSREAFGEVALRYAYSPKTRLGLAYRGGRFEVEDMQDQRFQRLTGKIEWQPREKIRVELEAGAEKRKYANGSSVTPVLEGRIDWSPSEKTNYFLTAYRRETASAFSAGQNYRLTGATAGVSQKIGEKWTAHLEGGVESASYRQVEGIGGDAGKDTLWFVRPAISYRFTEELGLEIFYRVSSNDSNRAGFGYDQQSAGVLLEYKF, encoded by the coding sequence GTGGCCATATTCAGCGTGGCTGCAGGCTTGGCATGTGCCCAGGAAGCCTCACCGGTGTCCCAACCGGTGATGCGGGGTTCCATTGACGATCCGCCGCCATCCCCGCTGGTCGCTCCCCGCGATCCGATGATGGGCGAGACGAGATCCCAGGGGCTCGATCTCGGGGTGATCATCTCCGGAGCCTACGACGACAACATTTTCCTCAGCGCCAACGACGCGAAGTCCGACTTCATCGGCAAGGTGACGCCGGAGATCGGTTACTCGAAGGGCGACCGGGACTCCCAGGAGGGCGGCTACCTCAAGATCGCCTACCGTCCGACCGGCGTGGTCTACGCGCAGGGCAGTGCGGACAACCGGATCGACCACGAGGCGAAGGCCGCCATCGGGGTGGTCGGGAACAAGGCCGCCGTCGATTACTCCGTCGCCTATGCCAAGCTGGGCGATGCGACGCCGGACACCGGACGCCAGGCGGACCGGCAGCTTTTCGAGCATGTCGTGAGGATCGCGTGGGTGCCACGGGAGAAGCTCGCGCTGGAAGTGGCGGCGGGTCAGTCCATCGCGGACTACGCGGACAAGGTGCTGCTCGATTCGCGGGAGGCCTTCGGCGAAGTCGCCCTCCGTTACGCCTATTCCCCGAAGACCCGCCTGGGCCTCGCCTACCGTGGCGGACGGTTCGAGGTGGAGGATATGCAGGACCAGCGCTTCCAGCGCCTGACGGGCAAGATCGAGTGGCAGCCGCGGGAAAAGATCCGCGTCGAGCTGGAGGCAGGTGCTGAAAAGCGGAAGTACGCCAACGGCTCCAGCGTCACCCCGGTGTTGGAGGGACGCATCGACTGGAGTCCTTCGGAGAAGACGAACTATTTCCTGACCGCCTACCGCCGCGAAACCGCTTCCGCGTTTTCCGCCGGGCAGAACTATCGCCTCACTGGTGCCACCGCCGGGGTCTCGCAGAAGATCGGCGAGAAATGGACCGCCCATCTGGAAGGTGGGGTGGAGAGCGCTTCCTACCGGCAGGTCGAAGGCATCGGTGGGGACGCGGGCAAGGACACCCTGTGGTTCGTCCGTCCGGCGATCTCTTACCGTTTCACCGAGGAACTCGGCCTCGAGATTTTCTATCGTGTTTCCAGCAACGACTCCAACCGCGCCGGTTTCGGATATGACCAGCAGAGCGCGGGTGTCCTCCTCGAATACAAGTTCTGA
- a CDS encoding amino acid adenylation domain-containing protein: MSPSIVNLSPTISEVSSGLTGSISFQARLHPGKTAIRCGGESVTYAELEDRSSRLAAALAADGAGRGDFIGIGLPRSIDLVVAILAVLKAGAAYIPLDPSYPAERIAHMIASAKLTRIISREDSAGSFGGVRVIPVDAAGGNATAPGESTADDFIYAIFTSGSTGVPKAASVFHRGFRNLVGWYVDELALGPEDVTLVISSPSFDLTQKNFFAPLVTGGTMILDHGDHYDIHRISTLVRANGVTLVNCTPSAFYPLVDAAAGGGFSDLSTLRFAVLGGEPISVPRLRGWLTHPSCRAEVVNSYGPTECADICAFHRLHAGNLDAYPFVPTGRDVPNTIVTIRDEDLRELPDGETGELCIGGIGVGGGYLHDPARTAERFTGGIYRSGDLARRLPDGVIEFRGRADHQVKVNGFRIELGEIEIALSTHPGVREAVVVFDGERLIAHVQGDADARILREHLAAKLPAYMVPAEFISIDEFPLTPNGKVDRKALTQPAPEKPAPAQEAGGTLEQRILAIWSELLGRTLVDPTANFFDLGGTSIHLAVVHVRLRELTGRDLNITELFAHPSARALASHLSPASAGTDLSSTQNRARLQQAGFSRFRRPTQP, translated from the coding sequence ATGTCCCCCTCCATCGTGAACCTTTCCCCCACCATTTCCGAAGTTTCCTCCGGGTTGACCGGAAGCATCTCGTTTCAAGCACGCCTGCATCCCGGCAAGACCGCTATCCGCTGCGGCGGGGAAAGTGTCACCTACGCCGAGTTGGAAGACCGTTCCTCCCGGCTGGCCGCCGCGCTGGCCGCTGACGGCGCCGGACGCGGGGATTTCATCGGCATCGGTCTGCCACGTTCGATCGATCTGGTGGTGGCCATCCTGGCGGTGCTGAAAGCGGGCGCGGCCTATATTCCTCTCGATCCTTCCTATCCTGCGGAGCGGATCGCGCACATGATCGCGTCCGCGAAGCTGACACGGATCATCAGCCGGGAGGACTCCGCAGGAAGCTTCGGCGGCGTGCGTGTGATCCCTGTGGACGCGGCCGGCGGAAACGCCACGGCCCCCGGGGAGTCCACAGCGGATGATTTCATCTACGCCATCTTCACCTCCGGCTCGACGGGAGTGCCGAAGGCGGCCTCGGTCTTCCATAGGGGTTTCCGGAACCTGGTCGGCTGGTATGTCGATGAACTCGCGCTGGGTCCGGAGGACGTCACACTGGTGATCAGCTCGCCCAGCTTCGACCTGACGCAGAAGAATTTCTTCGCCCCGCTGGTGACCGGCGGAACGATGATCCTCGACCACGGCGACCACTACGATATCCATCGTATTTCCACGCTGGTGCGCGCGAACGGCGTGACGCTGGTGAACTGCACGCCCAGCGCATTCTACCCGTTGGTCGATGCGGCGGCGGGCGGCGGCTTCAGCGACCTTTCCACGCTCCGCTTCGCGGTGTTGGGCGGGGAACCCATCTCCGTGCCCCGGCTGCGCGGCTGGCTGACCCACCCGTCCTGCCGGGCGGAGGTGGTGAACAGCTACGGCCCCACGGAGTGCGCGGACATCTGCGCGTTCCACCGCCTGCACGCGGGAAACCTCGACGCCTACCCGTTCGTCCCCACCGGACGTGACGTGCCTAACACCATCGTGACCATCCGCGATGAGGACCTCCGCGAACTACCGGATGGCGAGACCGGCGAGCTCTGCATCGGCGGCATCGGTGTAGGTGGGGGCTATCTCCATGACCCCGCCCGTACGGCGGAGCGTTTCACCGGCGGCATCTACCGCAGCGGCGACCTCGCCCGGCGGCTGCCGGACGGCGTGATCGAGTTCCGGGGTCGCGCCGACCACCAGGTGAAGGTGAATGGTTTCCGGATCGAGCTGGGGGAAATCGAAATCGCCCTTTCCACCCACCCCGGCGTGCGGGAGGCAGTGGTCGTTTTCGACGGCGAACGCCTCATCGCCCATGTGCAGGGAGACGCGGACGCCCGCATCCTGCGGGAGCACCTGGCCGCGAAGCTGCCGGCCTACATGGTGCCCGCCGAATTCATTTCCATCGACGAGTTCCCGCTGACTCCGAACGGAAAGGTGGACCGCAAGGCGCTCACACAGCCCGCACCGGAGAAACCGGCACCCGCACAGGAAGCGGGCGGCACGCTGGAGCAGCGGATACTCGCCATCTGGTCGGAGCTGCTGGGGCGCACCCTGGTGGATCCGACGGCGAACTTCTTCGACCTGGGCGGGACTTCCATCCATCTTGCGGTGGTGCATGTCCGCCTCCGCGAGCTGACCGGCCGTGATCTCAACATCACGGAGCTGTTCGCCCACCCCAGCGCCCGCGCGCTGGCGTCCCATCTTTCCCCGGCCTCCGCCGGAACCGATCTTTCCTCCACCCAGAACCGCGCCCGGCTCCAACAGGCCGGTTTTTCAAGATTCCGCCGTCCCACCCAGCCATGA